Below is a genomic region from Vulgatibacter sp..
CAGCCCGCGGCGCTGCTGCCCCAAAGCTGGCCGATCGAAAAAGGGGCCGGCGCGTGGAAGGCGCCGGCCCCGTGTTTCTAGCGCATGCGGTCAGCGCATGCAGGCAATTACTTGCTGGCGGTGGCGCCCAGGCCCAGCTCGCTGTCGATCACCTTCTTGAACTCCTCGAAGGGGAGCGCACCCGAAAGCGGGGTGCCGTTCACGAAGAAGGCGGGGGTGCCCTGGACACCGGCCTCCTCGCCGGCCTCCATGTTCTTCTTCACCGTCTCGGCGTGCTTGTCCGAGTCGAGGCAGGCGTCGAACTTCGCCTGGTCGATGCCGGCGATGGTGCCCGCGTGCTTCTTGAGGTCGGTGACCTCGAGGGCCTTCTGGTTGGCGAAGAGCACGTCGTGCATCTCCCAGAACTTGCCCTGCTCCTCGGCGCAGTGCGCAGCCTCGGAGGCCTTCGGCGCCTTGGCGTGGAAGGGCAGCGGGTAGTCGCGGAAGACGAACTTCACCTTGCCGTCGTACTCCTTCATCACCTGCTCGATGGTGGGGTTCACCCGCGAGCAGAAGGGGCACTCGAAGTCGGAGAAGGCGACGATCGTGACGGGGGCGTTCTCAGGGCCCTTGCTGGGACCGGTGGCGGCGACCTCGACCTTCGGCTGGACGGGCTCGGGGAGGTTGATCTCCACCTTCGCCGCAGCCTTGAGCTGGTCGAAGTAGGCGATCATCACCTTCCGCTGCTGATCGCCGGTGAGGTACTGCGCGATGCGGTCCTTCACCTGCTCGTAGGGAGGCAGCGGCTGGCCGCTGGCGCTCTGCTGGTCGTAGAAGGCCTTGATCTCCGCCTCGGTCGGCGGGGTGATCTTGCTCTCGACCTCGG
It encodes:
- a CDS encoding thioredoxin domain-containing protein; the protein is MTRKFTTLAALVVAAVSTAACSNNAAAPATNAAAVAKSATAGAEDPSTVVATVNGEKITLADLDKPMTGKLRSMEQEMRDQKHKMRQAGLEAMVAKKLVEAEAKKKGVTEEELLKAEVESKITPPTEAEIKAFYDQQSASGQPLPPYEQVKDRIAQYLTGDQQRKVMIAYFDQLKAAAKVEINLPEPVQPKVEVAATGPSKGPENAPVTIVAFSDFECPFCSRVNPTIEQVMKEYDGKVKFVFRDYPLPFHAKAPKASEAAHCAEEQGKFWEMHDVLFANQKALEVTDLKKHAGTIAGIDQAKFDACLDSDKHAETVKKNMEAGEEAGVQGTPAFFVNGTPLSGALPFEEFKKVIDSELGLGATASK